Genomic segment of Bacillota bacterium:
ACTCCCAGCCCCTCTCCCGAAGCTTCGGGAGAGGGGAGCCGTCATCTTCGGGATGCCCCACGTGCGTTGCGCAGACTAAAGCCTGTAGCTGCCATCGGTTGATTTCTCAACACATCTCCCCCAAAATCTCTTGACAAAATTTGCTAAACCCTCTATACTCTTATTAAAACTATCAAAACACTGGGGTAATACAATGTCAGCAACGCGCTGGCAACAGATTGTCGAAACCTTTCGTGCGGGCATCGAAGCGGGGCAATGGCGACATGGCGACCGCCTGCCATCCGAAACCGAGCTGGCACGGCAGTGGGGCGTCTCCCGAATGACCGCTCATCGCGCAATGAATGAGCTCCAGCGTTTGGGGCTGGTGGAGCGCAGGCGACGCAGCGGCACCATCGTTTCCTCTCGCAGAAAGCAACATACTGGCTGTGTGGCACTGCTTTTGCACCACTCGCATGATTCGCTGGAGATGGCTTACCTGAGGGGTATCCACGCCGGCTTGCCGGAAGAGGTGCGCCTGGTAGTTTGTGATACCAAAGGCGATGCCTCCAGAGAGGCGCACTACCTGCGACGGATGGCTCATGAGGCGGATGGCATTATCCTTTTTCCAACCTGCGAGCCGGAGAACACCCCGGTTCTGGCGCGTTTGCTGGAAGCAGGCACCCATATCGTGTGCATCGACCGTTATCCTGAGGCAATCTCCGTCGATGCTTTCGTTTCCGATAACTACGGTTCCACGCTGGAGGCACTGCGCTACCTGGTCGCTCAGGGGGCACATCCGATAGCGCACCTGACCCATCCGTATATGCATGTCTCTTCCTTGAGGGAAAGGTACACGGCGTTTTTGGACGCCCTGCGTGAGGCAGGATACACGAAGCCAGAACAATGGACACGCCAGTTTCCGGCGGTGCCAGCGCGCTATCAGCAGAGCGTCACGCAGATGGTAGCCGACGCCATTACGGTCCTGCGCGGCGAAGACACCCCATTACGTGCCGTGTTCTGCCTGAACGACTATCAACTCTTTGCCGTACTGGAGGCCTGTGAACGGATGAACCTGAGAATACCGGAGGACCTGCAGGTGCTGACGTTTCATGATAGTCTGTTCCTGCTACCGCAGGTAACGCAACGATTGCATCGGCTGGTGCAACAGCCGTTTGAACTGGGCAGACGTGCTGCCGAGCGGTTGCGCTTTTTGCTGGAAGGGCAAATCTCGTCGCCGACCGTGCTGCGATTGCCCGTCCAGTTCTACCCGGCTACTACGGACGCAAACCCTTGAAGAAGGAGGTTCAACGATAATGAAGCGTCACCATGGCTTTACCCTGATTGAGCTGCTGGTGGTTATCGCGATTATCGCGATACTGGCAGCCATCCTCTTCCCGGTTTTCGCCCAGGCACGGGAGAAAGCCCGGACAACCACATGCCTCAGCAACATGAAGCAGCTCGGGCTTGCAGCGTTAATGTATGTGCAGGACTACGATGAGAAGTTCGCTCCAAACCGCCTGTGGCACGATGGGGGCACACACTCCACCTGGCGTTGTCTCGTGATGCCGTATATGAAGAACGACCAGATGTTCCTGTGTCCCTCGGCACCGCGTTCGCTCAACACATTCTACTGGGACCTGTGGGTCGGTCCGACCGGTTGCGTGTGCGACGTGAGCATGACCATCGATGACTTCAACGCGAATCCACGTCGCATGAAGGGACAGGCGAACTATGGCGTCAACGGCGATGTGTTCAACGCCAACGGGCGATACATCGTGGGGCTGGCGGCTTTTGACCGGCCTGCCTCTACTATTATGATCCTTGAGACACGCGACTTCTGGCCAGATCTCGGTACATGGACGTTTGGTTGGAATTACGACTCCGGCGGAGGTAGTCTCCCCTTCTGGCACAATAAGGGCGGCAACTGGGTGTTCGCAGACGGTCATGCGAAGTTCCATCGGCTGCAACAGACTATTCAGACGAACAGCTTTATGTGGAACCTGAGCAACGACCCGAACACCGATTGCCCGGAGGGCAGTCCTTACTGCGTATCGCCGCGCGGCGCGTACGACCTGGTGGCTTTGTCTAACGCCATTCCACCCGCATATCGGTAACAGAGATCTTCGGATGGGGGCAGCGCGTGCTGTCCCCGTCCAATCAAGAGGAGGCAGACGGTGCGAAAAGAGATTTCTCCCGCGGCGGCTGTGGCCGTCATTCTGGTCGTACTC
This window contains:
- a CDS encoding GntR family transcriptional regulator, with product MSATRWQQIVETFRAGIEAGQWRHGDRLPSETELARQWGVSRMTAHRAMNELQRLGLVERRRRSGTIVSSRRKQHTGCVALLLHHSHDSLEMAYLRGIHAGLPEEVRLVVCDTKGDASREAHYLRRMAHEADGIILFPTCEPENTPVLARLLEAGTHIVCIDRYPEAISVDAFVSDNYGSTLEALRYLVAQGAHPIAHLTHPYMHVSSLRERYTAFLDALREAGYTKPEQWTRQFPAVPARYQQSVTQMVADAITVLRGEDTPLRAVFCLNDYQLFAVLEACERMNLRIPEDLQVLTFHDSLFLLPQVTQRLHRLVQQPFELGRRAAERLRFLLEGQISSPTVLRLPVQFYPATTDANP